Genomic segment of Methanobacterium spitsbergense:
CATAGGTACTCCTTCAACTTCCATTTCAGGCATAGCGTCCATTTCTGTAGAAGATTCTTCTTCAACTGAACCAGATTCTTCTGCAGTTTTTGCTTTAGCTTCTTTCAACCTTTCCATGATAGGATGGTTATTTTCTCTAAGGAACTTTCTGATCTCTTTAATACTATTTGCATCTTCTTCGGTTGGTATTTTATCAGCCAGATCTTCTGGTATGAAATCTATAAGAGAATCTTTAATTGCTTTAGGAAGCCAAATAATCCTTTCATAACCACCATCTGCTTGTAAAAACTTTGGTGACCTCATGTATTCCAAACTTAAACCAGCAAATCCTTCAACTTGCTTTCCTCCAGAACATTGTCCTGCCATTGCAGAAAATGGAATTCCAAGAGGTGTTTCTCCTTTAAAGTCCCTGTCTACAATTCCTACGCCATCGAGTTCAGGTATGTAAAATGCAACCGCTTCAAAACATCCACAGGAAGTATGGGGGTATCCAAATACACTGTGTAGATAAACTCTGTCAACTGTTCCTTGAGATTTGTCTGCCATTACAGTGTTCACATTGGCATATTCTCCCCTAATTTCGTCTAATACTTCTCCTTTATCAATTTCGAATATTGGACCATCAGGATCCATTTTAGCAGCTGCTCTGCAGTCAAACCAGTTAATTGCTCCGCAAAGTGCTGTTCTATCTGGTGTTACAATACATGTATGTGTTGGTGCAAATGATTGACACATAACACAACCGTAAAATACATCTACATCCTCGTCTGAAAGTTCTCGAGCCCTTGCATCTCTTTCTTCATATTGTTTACTTGTATTTTCAAGGAAAGCTTCAACTTCTTTTTTATCAGTGTATAATGTGACGGATATTTCCTCAATTATTGGAAATTCTTCTTTAAAGAGTATAGAAAGAGATTTTCCAAGATGTTCCAGTTCAAAACCGGCATCATTAGCTTCTTTACTCACACGACACCATATTTGATCGCGCTGATTTAGATGCATGAATCCTTTTATATAATTACAAAGTTCATGCGTTCTACGTTCTATAACTCCTTCAAGTTCCTTTTCGAGTTTTTCTCCCTTTATCTCGATGAGAATACCGAATGGATATATTTCTCCTTCCTTCATCTCGCTGAGATTAGGGCCTATCACCTCTACTTTCCCGTTTTCAACTTCTTCTCTTACTTGAACCAGTTCTGCCCCTATGGATTTAGGGCCTGCAAGTTCAACGAACATGTTCGCCGATCTTATCCTTTCTCCCTCGTACATTGGGCTGACATCAACAGGTATATCCTCAAACATTGCATTCCTCCGATTTATCTATTTCTAGTTTATATATGCTATATATTCCAGTTTTTTAATTAAATTAGTCTGTTTTCATTTTTTCTAGGTATATTGACCATTCTTTATCCTTCATATTAGGGAATGATGCATCTGCATTTGAGTGGAAATATTTACAAAGTGTAAGGGTCTTAAGATGTGGTGCAAAGTGCTTTAGAGTTGAAAGACCCTGTGAAGCCATGTAATATATGCCTCCAATGAATATAACCAAATCATGTTGTCCTTCACCTTTCAAACCTTCCCATTCAGGGTCTTTTAAGAGGTTAATAATTTCAACAATTCCATATGCCTTTGTTTCTACTCTTTTGTCAAGATAAATCTTGAAGGTATCTGCGGTGGTTACAATTGGCAGATCCCATTTTTCAGCTATTTCAATTGAATGAGTAACAAGAGGTTCCTCTTTTGCAAGTGGTCCTAATACTAATAACGGCCTTTTTGCTTTTTTAACCATCATCTTAGCAGTTTCAGGTGTCACCATAAGTGCCTGTTTGGGTCCTGCTATAACAGTTGGCTGCCATGGAATAACTCTTTCATTCATCTAATCACCTTTCATATCCATTAAAGAAGGTTCTTGAGGTAATTTTCTAGGTTTCCAATTTTTTTCATCTAATATTTTCATAATATCCCTTTTATAGGTGATTGGAATATCCTTTTGAACCCTTACGAACTTGTAAATATCTTCGGGTATTGTTCCAAAGTACTTCTTGTGAAGATCTATGTAATGGTTAAGCTTTAACTGACGACCCTTTGAAGTATCGTTTGGTCTTAAACATAATTTAGCAGTCATTACAGTTGCTTCTCCAATAGTTTCGGCCGCATAAAGAAGATGTTCAGGTGCAGGTTCCCCATTTACAATTTCTCCATTTCTTAGATCGTTGACCTGCCATGATTCCTCTTTGTCTGTCCTTCCTAAGAATAAACGCCTATATTTAGAAGCATGAGGACCTACAACTACAGGTATTCCCCATCTGTTTACACCAGTTGCAATTGCAGCCGCTTTCTGAGAATATGCTCCCCACGCAACACCGCATGCTCCCACCCTGTTAAGTATATAATCTGCTATTTCCTCAAAATTACCTTCTAAAGGCTTTTTAGCAAATATATTAGCGATTTTAATAGCCACGCCAGGGATATGTGCATTTGAAACACATGACCCCATGTTTACAAGTCCTTTTGCTTCAAAAGATCCACTATAACGCTCGTATAGAGTTTTTCCTTCTTCATCCTTGTATTCCCCAAGCGTCATTGCTCCACAGCCAGTTGTGACTACTATATAATTCCTTTCAAGGAACTCTTCAGCCATTTTAGCTACTTCTTCTCCACCATCAGGGTAGTTAGTGCAGCCGACAAATGCTATAACTCCAGGAATGTCTCCCAAAACAATAGGTGCACCAACCCTTCTGACTTCAACATCTTGAACAGGCCCTCTGCCTGCCCTTATGTTATATTTCTGGTCTTGGAGGTTTATTTCACCTATTTTAGCCATCATGGATATGATTGGTATGTCCCTTGGACATTCTTGTTCGCATCTTCCACAGGAATAACAGATGTCATTGTCGTAAAGTCTCTGCATCTGGGAGAGATCTCCCTTACTAGCAGCCATTACAGCATCCATCATGGGTATGCTATTTGGACATACACGATCACACCATTCACATTCTGTACATTCTTTTGCCAGTTCAACAACTTCATCTAAATCTGGAAGTACTTTAACTTTAGAACGTCCCTCTGATGTTTTCATTGCAACTTTAGCAGCTACTTCCCCAACTTTATCAGGGTCTAATATCAATGCACCTTCGATTTGGTTGTTGACAAGTTCTGATACGATTTTATCAGAGTCTTCATCTGTTTTATTAGGAAGTCCAAGACACATCTTATCAGTGGTTGCAATTACCACTGCATTATTTTTCTTGGCTTCTTCAAGCACATCCGTTCGTATACATTGTTCATCAACAATTATAACATCAGCAACACCACTTCGTATGAATTTAAGTTGTTTTGAAATGGGACCCACAATTTTTGCATTTTTATTATAACGGGTTATATCTATTGCAGCACAACATATACCACAAACCTCTAAATCTTCTTCAAGATTCTGCTCCTCCAAGTAGTCCATTATGCCTGCTCCAGGGGCAACATTATGTCCTATGCATAGAATCACTGGTTTTTCCCTGTCAATTGTTCCTATTCCAAGTTCCACCAGTGGTGCTTCAGCATCACCTTTTGGCATGTCAAGAGCAACTATCTGTGCCAAATCTCCTATTTCTTTTCCAAGATTATCCATTAAGCCTGCGTGAAGTGCTTTTGATTCAAAATCAATACTACTACCTTCTTGCCCAGTATGACAAGCTGAAAGGAGGTGAACCATCTGTTCTTCAAGATAATCTAAAGCTTCTTTTAAATCTCCTAATTTTTTAGGTGTTTTACCTATTAATGTCCTCATAATTGGGGCTTCAATATCTATGCCCGTCCCCATATCTATTGGGAAGTCTTTGCCTTTTTTATCAATGAGATATTCCAGGAGATGTCTAGCGTGTCCTGAATGGGCTGCTGATCCAATGCAACATGCAAGAAGTACTGTTCTTGCTTGCTGTGCGGCAGCATCAATACCACACGCTCCTTTTTTCCCGAGTAGGTCACATTTACCATACGTGCATAAACAACACATATCGCAGAGTGGAGCGTAGAATGGCTCGTATCTCTCCAGTAACTTCATGTCCCAAGATCTTAAATCTGTTACATTCGGTTTTTGAGTAGGACCCATAGGCACCAATGGTTCATCAGTACTTTCAGTTCCCTCTTTCTGGATTATATCTCCTATTGATATCTTGAAATCCTTTGTTTTCCAAAAATCGTCCTTGAATTCCTTAGGTTTAGGTGCCATGCTTATCACCAATTATTAATGATTTATAATGATGTTTTTCCTATGTAACAATATATATATAAATATGTGGGTATTACGTTTTATCAAAATTCTATGTCTTTTTGATTAAAAATGATTTGATCTATTGATCAAAATTATTGATAGAGAAGTTATTATAAACAAAAAGAACACTACTGCTTGGTTCTAACAATTTTCAATATTTATTTAGAATATTATTAAAAATCTCATAAAAAAAGTATAAAAAAATTTTTCCAAAGAATTTTATTGGATTATACTTGTGGTTCCAATCTCTTAATCATGAAAGCCAAGAAACCAACAATCATCGGAAATAGGAACAAATACATTATAATAAGTAGTATAGGAGGTATTAAAGCCCCCATTACAGTTGAAGCTGCTATTAACATGATCATTGTTATAACTGGAGCAAGAATTGCAATAAACATGTATATCATTGTGAATGAATTTAGTTTCTGGGCATAATCCTTTAATTTCATCCTTAATTCATAAGCAGTATCCTCTGCAATAACGTTAAGTGTTTTTGCAAGATCTCCTCCGCTTGAAAGCGTTCTTGTTATCTGATAAACAGCCCTTCGAAGTCCTTCAGAATTTATCCTGTCGCTCATGTCAACTAACGCTTTTTCAGTTGTTTCACCATATTTTATTTCTTCAAGCGCCCTTGCAAATTCTTCTGAAAGAGCCCCATAACCTGATAGAGCAACAGACCTCATACTATCGTGCATTCCTATACCTGCACGAAGTTCTGTCGCCATTTGTCTCAATGCAAATGGTAATTCTCTTGATGCCTCATTTGAACGTGACCCCTTTTTGATGTTGGGCAAGTAAACAAGAACTACAGACATCATGAGGATTACTAATCCAAAAACTGCACCAATAACTATTCCAAATCCCAGTATGATCATGAGCATGAACACAACAACAAATGAAATTCCACCCATTACAATGATCATTCTTGGTTCTAGGCCCTGTTTCTCATCCTCTTTTAGAAGTTCTTCTAGAGATGCCTTTTGATAAACATCTTTTTTAACCTTCCCTTTCTTGGCCGGTTTCAAACCCCTATCATATTTTTTATCAATTAATTCCTTGAAAATCTCTATTTCATCCTTGTCCATACGCATTTTTTCTATGACACGAGGTGATGTTCTTTTAACAGTACTTTTACTAGATGATGTCCTTTTTAATCCTTGACCAACTTTGCCGGTTCTGGTTCTAATTTGACTCAGTTTATCAACTGGTACAGATACTCCTTCGCCAACCTTCTTAGTTGAATCTACGGTCATTCCACCTATTCTATTGAAGAAATTTTTGAGACCTTCAAAAACCATTTTATCACCAAAAAGTACCCTTAAATGTTTAATAATTAATTTAATTATCTTTTGCTAATTATAATATCTTTTCGAGAATCTCATCAGGATCTCTATAATAATTGTTAATATAATTTCCAACTTCTTCTATGGATCTTAAGTTGTTATCTGCTAGATACTCCAGTAAAAGTCTCCTTTTTTCGATCTCTTCTTCGATATCAGTAATTCCTATTCCCCTAAGTTCAGCTATGTCTCGCAGGGTTTGGCTTGCTATTCCAACATATTCCACCTTATCAGAAACATTATTCCATTCAAAAACTCTATTTAACTGAACATTGCCCTCTTCCATTCCCACTATTTCTGCTACCTCAGTTACACGTCTGATTGAGCCGCCTTCAGGTCTGTACATCCTGTTTTGCATTATAATAAAATCAAGGGCAGGAATCATGATAGTTGGTACATTCATTGGAGGGTTTACCAATCTTGTAACAGTTTCCCTCGCAGTGTTTGAGTGAACAGTTCCCATACCTGAGTGTCCTGTATTCAATGCTGTAAAAAGAGTTACAGCTTCACCACCCCTCACTTCACCAACTATTACCCTATCTGGTCTCTGTCTCAATGAATTTTTAACAAGAGTATCCATTGTTAATTCCCCCTTCCCTTCAATATTAGGTGGACGGGTTTCCATTCTCAAAACATGAGTATGAGGAAGTTGAAGCTCTAAAGTATCCTCAATTGTTATTATACGTTCTCTTGGAGGTGTGAAAGCTGTAACTGCATTTAAAGTAGTTGTTTTACCTGAACCAGTTCCTCCAGCAATTATAGCATTACAAGGTTTAACACCAAGTCCATCCGTGCAAACCCATAAAAAACCAGCCAGATGAGAGGATAAAGTTTTGAAATTGATCAAATCAACAATTGTTAATGGGTCTTTCCTGAATTTCCTAATAGTTAATGTTGCACCATCTGCAGAAACAGGAGGTATTGTTGCGTTTACCCTTGAACCATCAGGGAGCCTAGCATCAAGTATAGGCGTTTGTTGATCTATTCTACGGTTAACTTGCCTAGCAATAACATCAATTATTGCCTTGATATCTGAATCATCATCAAAAATAACATTCGTAATCATCATACCTATCTTTCGGTGGTAAACAAACACATTTCTATTTACACCTATCACCATTATCTCTTCGAGGTCGTCATCCTTTATCATTGGATCTAGCTGACCATAACCAAGCATTTCCTGTGATATTTGGGTTGCCAGTCTGTCAACATCCCTCACGCCTTTAGACCTTAAAAATTCCTTTACTTCCCCTATAAAACTTCCTTCATCTATTCGGAAATCTTCACCTTGAGCCACTGCTACCTCAACTAGTTTTTCACGAACTTCGTTGAATATCAATCGTTCATTTTCAGAAAACTTAGGAAGACTCACATTATAAGTCGGTATTAAACCTTCTTCTATAATTTCTGCCTTTAAAACATCCGAAACTTTTTTTACAGATTTTGAACGTTTAGAAGGCCGTTTCATGACTTTATCTAAATTAAATGCCGAATCTTCACTTTTATCCCGTGCCTTATGTATCGGCTCTTCTTTTTCTTCATTACTCTGCTTAAATATGTCATTTGAGTCGTTTTTGGACTCATCATCACCAGCAAATTCCCCAAGAAGATCTCTGAGGATTTCTTTACGTTTATCTTTCATAACTCTCAGATATCTATATAATTTAACCAATATTTAAGGATAACTTTTTATTATTGTATTCTTTTTCTAAAATAAGATCATGAAATTAAATGTTTTTTAATACAATCAATGCAAATGATAAACTATTTCTAATTATAAAATTTTTCAATTTTTTTCAGATAAATTAATCTAACATATTTCAGTATTATAAAATGATTATCCAGAATAATTAAATTAGAATATTATGATATAAATCAACAAAATAAGAAAGATAAAAACATTAACCCAAATAATATCCGCTGTTAATTATTTAATTTTATTTAATTTTTATGGTTACAATATTAATAATATACAAAATGTGACTGTTTGATTGGAAGTATCCATTCTTTGTGATAATTTTAAAATAGATTTTTCAACCAAAGCTATATTATTCAACTTCCAAATCCAAACATCTTATCTTACTATGCAGATCCCAAAGTTCATCATATAATCTATGATAACTTTCACTTGATGGATCATCTTTAATAAGTAATATCTCATTATATTTTGAATAGAATTCATTTTTTAATTCAAATAGTGTTTTATGTTCGTTTAATAAAACGTTAATCTCATAAATTTTACTTATATCCTCCATTATTGCTTAAACCCCCATTGTTCTATTAAAAATATTGAAAAATTTTCGTCTAAAAACATATTATTTTCAATTGGTATTTGTTACAAATAAATTTTGTTGAAACATATCAAAAAAGGTAACCAAAGACCATCAGATAAGTAAAAAAAATATGTTATTATTAAAAAAATAATAATCAAAAAGATTATTACAACATCTCTTTATTAAAATAATTACCATTACTCATGCTGCAATATTTTTTATTTTTTTTATAGTTCTTTTTATGAATTTCAAGAGTTTAGAATTGTTTTTCAATTTTTTCTCCCTTTCAAATTTGTATAATGCCATCTGTATGGAAGTATATAACCCAATATCATCGAATGGTTTTGTTATATAACCATATGGGTTTGTCATTGATGCTCTTTCTAATATCTCATCATCATAATAGGCTGTAAGATATATAAAAGGTATATCATGGAGTTTTCTTAATATCTGGGCTGTTTTTATTCCATCTAAATCCCCTTTTAATATAATATCCATTAATATTATATTAGGTTGCATTTCATTTGATTTTGATATTGCATCTTTTCCATTAGATACAATTCCAAGTACAAAATAACCCATATTTTCTAATCGTTGCTTTAAATCTTTAGCAACTATGGATTCATCTTCTACAATTAAAATTTTTGTATTATTCATTCCCTGCCCCATGTCTCACTAGAAATTTAATTAGATTCGAATAAATACAAATTTTATAAACATAGATATTAAATTATGGGATCAAATTAGTTAGAAATTAAAAAATTTTTATCAGAAAAATATGTTTATTAAAAGATATAATTAACCATATGAACATGGACTGCGTATGTGGAGCTGGGTGTGTCAAAGATTCCGCAACTATATTAAAACAAATTAAGAATAAATACCCCGCTTGTGTACATTGTAAAAATCCAAAGCTTAAAAAATTCAAACCACTTAAAGATCAAATAGAATTTAAACGATTGAATGAAAATTTTGGATTGTGTATTTGTGGAAAAAGACATTTAGATGTTGTTATGGCACATATACTAAAAATCATGATTCAAGAGGGCATAAGAGATGAAAACTCCACTTTAAGAAATACATGCACACCATTAATAACTCCAGCATATCCAACAAAATCCCCACCTTATCTTATGGAAAATTCAATGGTCATATTAACAGATAAAATAACAAAAAATTGTGCTGATAAAATAATAAATGAAATACCCGAAGTGAAAGGTATTTTATATGGAGATATACGGGAAACAGTTGGATTAAAAGATTCAGATTCTAAGCCTAATGTCTATAAACTCCTTGCAGGGTGTGATATGAGATGTGATGTGGTTTTTACACCATATGGAGAATTATGTATCTATCGAAACCAAGCTGAAATTCATGTTGAGTTTTCTAAACCAGTATCCCCCAAAGTTGAGATATTAAAAACGTTCTTAGACAAATATAAAAACCCAAGCATTCTTGATTGTACTTGTGGTCCTGGAACTCTTGGAATAACATGTTTAAAAGCAGGTGCAAAAAGAGTTGTATTTAATGATATTTGGTATCCTGCAATAAAAATGACTCTACTGAATCTCCAAGTAAATGGATATGATACTGATTCTTTTGATGTTAATACAGGTTTAATAGGATCAGGTGAAAATTTCCAAGTTTACTGTCAAGATATTAAGAAATTAGAAGAATCACTCCAAGAGAAGTTTGATATATGTATTATTGATACATTTCCTGGTGTTGATACTGAAAATTTCATTAATTCTGTAAAAGGATTTTGTAAAGAGGTTATTGTGATTAGTTAAGAGATTAATTTTATTATTTAAATTTATTTTGTTTAACTCACAATTATAAACCAGCATAAATAATAATCGCTGGAACAATTAGAACTCCCATTAGATTAGATTTGTTAACTCCAATATAATGTGGTATTAAACCCAGAGAAATTGAAGTGATATAAACAAGTAATATATACAAAAGATTTGTATGTTCAATAAATGCGAAAAAAAATACTAATACGCTCATAAAAGTAATAACTAGTTTTGAAAGTTTGCTATAGTTTATTCGATTTATATGTTTTATTAACATATCTCCCAGCTTTAAACAGAAGAAGGTTGATATTGCTACTGCAGTGAGAGAAACAAATACAAATAAGAGGAGGTAGTTCACGTCAAAATTCTCGATCATTTTATCAATAAATACTGCGATACCACTTCTTGGATTTCCAATTAAATATATTGCCATGAGCGAAAATAACGCATCGGATACATTCACTCCACTAATTGCTACCAAAAACCCCTCTCGATTATTTCCCATATCCCCTCCACCACTTAATTCTTGTGCCAAAATACTTCCCTGAGCTGGTCCCATTCCTGGTAAAAATCCAAGAATACTACCGGCTATTCCTCCAGCAATTATTCCCCTAATAACTTTTTTATTTACTTTTAAACCTAATAAAATGTCTTGAACCGGCACCATGGAGTTCTTTGATAGACTATAAATTAAAGTACTAATCCCAAAAAGTCCTGTAAACATTGTTAGAAGAGAAACATTAGAGGATATGGGTGTGTTCAGCATTATCCATCCCATAATTCCTGAAAAAATAAATAAAAATATTGACCATGCCATTGAATATGTATCTCTATTAAGCCGTATTATCATGAAAACTACGGCTAATATTAGAATTATATAGATATAAGGTTTTAATATGCCATAAAGTGGAGGTAAACACATTACAAAGAGAGGTAGTAAAATTACTGTAACAATCAACGAACCAAATCCTCCAATAGTCACTAACCTTATTGCTTCTCTACCCCTTCCATGTAGCATAAAATAATGACCAGGTAAAATTGATAGAACAGTACCCTCTTCAGGCACACCCAAAAAAATAGAAGGTAAAAAATCTATCATTGAATGTGAAATTGACATTGAAAGTAAGAACACAGCAAGAAATGTCGGTGAAAATGATTCTAATAGAAAAGTTGATGAAGCAAAAATAAAGGCACCAACTGTGTTAACATGAATCCCTGGAATGATACCAGTTATTGCACCACATATAACACCAATCAAACATGCTAATAATATATCAAAAATTTAATCACCTAAAATAATATTTGTGATTCATAATTAATAATATTAATTATTAAAAAAGTATTATTACGATTATTTAAAAAATTTGGAAAAATTAGAATTTTAGTGATATAAATAAAAAAAAATAGTTATTAGAAGGTTTACATTAACCTTCTTACATCAACAACTTCAATACTAGCTACATCTTCGAGTTTAGATAGGTTTTCTTCTATCTTTTCGGTGCCACCTTCTGCATCATCCACAACAACCGTCACATTAAGGGCAACAAGCCCAAATGCTATTGGTTCTTCTTCAATGCTATGCAGTTCTGTATTTTCAGGTATTGAATTTTTTATTCCTGCCTTAACTTTAGCCAGATCAATTTCAGGACTTTCTGGCATTAACTTGATTGTTGCTACAACTTCTCCCATTATTTCGCCTCCTTACAATCATCAATCTTAAGATTGATTTAAGGTTGAATATAAATTAATACACCTAAATTTTAGGTGTATGTTTCACTTAAAAATTAAAAAAGATCTAAGTTATTATGGTCCTTTAAAGCCACATTCACATTTGTATAAATGTCCGAATGTTCTGCATTTCTGGCATCTGTAGAGCATTTTCTCGCATTCTGGGCATGGAAACTTAACATAGTTTTCCACTGGTGATATTTCCTGTTTACAGGATGTGCATTCTATTTTCTCCATTTAATTTCCTCCAATGAGTGTATATTTCGAGCTTCGTCCTTCGATAATCGATATTACCCTATCAGGGTATTTGCCGTTAACAACGTAGCAATTAGATTTATATCTGATTAAAAGCTCGGGTAAAAATTCATCAACCGATGTTTCACCAAAATTTAGTAGTTTTTTTGCACCTATAATTTTTATAAGTTTCGCACCATCTTGGCTTGGATCATGCGTGTATATTCCATCTACATCTGTTGCTATTAATAGTTTGGCCTTCAGAAGATCTGATAAATAAAGTGCAATTGAATCTGAGCTCACTCTCCAGCTATGTTCCAAAGGATCTTGATATTCCATTATGTCTGAAGGAATAAAAATAGGTATACTGCCCTGATCAATTACACTTTCGGCCTTTTCAATAGATTTTACGGTTTCAAACCCTTTAACCTTGTCTGCAAGGAGTGTTCCTATTATGTCCATGCATAATATTGCTGATTTATGGTTGGCTGTATTTGAAAATTGTAGATTTTTGTCATAATCTCTTATTTTATTTGCAAATATTCCCCCACCACAAATTATTAATATTTTTATAGGAATTTGATTGGAATTATTTAAATCTTTAATAGCTTCACATAATTTAATTGCCCTCTCAGGAAACAAACTTCCTCCCAATTTAATTACCCAATCCATATAAACACCACTATTTCAGGAGCTTGAGATCCTTTGTAATTTTATCTATCTTCTCATCTTCATCAGGACCTATTCCAAGACAGGTTATGGTTGATCTGGGCACTTCTGTGTGACCTGCATCATATACCAAGTAGATTGGCATGTTGGTGGCTTTTACAAGTTCGTATATTTCAAATAATTCTTCAAGATCCTTTACTTTTAATACAACCTTTTTTTCACCTTCAGATTCCCATTTTTTTAATATACGGTCATCTGTTTTTTTATACGCACCCAAACAACCATGACATGCTTGAGCAGCGATTTTACCCCGGCTCATGTTTAGATCTGCTCTCATTACTATGACTTGTTTCATTCTTTCACCATTATATTTGTTAAAAAGAGAAAAATATTGTATCAAATTTATCCTTCGAATTAAATTTAAGATCTTAAAAGCCTCTTACCAACTCTGTCCACATCAACTGAGTAAAGTTCCATTCCGGGAATTAAAACCCTTACAACAGGAATTTTAATCTCTTTTCTGGTAAGATCAACGTATAAAATA
This window contains:
- a CDS encoding 50S ribosomal protein L11 methyltransferase, translating into MNMDCVCGAGCVKDSATILKQIKNKYPACVHCKNPKLKKFKPLKDQIEFKRLNENFGLCICGKRHLDVVMAHILKIMIQEGIRDENSTLRNTCTPLITPAYPTKSPPYLMENSMVILTDKITKNCADKIINEIPEVKGILYGDIRETVGLKDSDSKPNVYKLLAGCDMRCDVVFTPYGELCIYRNQAEIHVEFSKPVSPKVEILKTFLDKYKNPSILDCTCGPGTLGITCLKAGAKRVVFNDIWYPAIKMTLLNLQVNGYDTDSFDVNTGLIGSGENFQVYCQDIKKLEESLQEKFDICIIDTFPGVDTENFINSVKGFCKEVIVIS
- a CDS encoding tripartite tricarboxylate transporter permease, which codes for MFDILLACLIGVICGAITGIIPGIHVNTVGAFIFASSTFLLESFSPTFLAVFLLSMSISHSMIDFLPSIFLGVPEEGTVLSILPGHYFMLHGRGREAIRLVTIGGFGSLIVTVILLPLFVMCLPPLYGILKPYIYIILILAVVFMIIRLNRDTYSMAWSIFLFIFSGIMGWIMLNTPISSNVSLLTMFTGLFGISTLIYSLSKNSMVPVQDILLGLKVNKKVIRGIIAGGIAGSILGFLPGMGPAQGSILAQELSGGGDMGNNREGFLVAISGVNVSDALFSLMAIYLIGNPRSGIAVFIDKMIENFDVNYLLLFVFVSLTAVAISTFFCLKLGDMLIKHINRINYSKLSKLVITFMSVLVFFFAFIEHTNLLYILLVYITSISLGLIPHYIGVNKSNLMGVLIVPAIIIYAGL
- a CDS encoding elongation factor 1-beta, producing the protein MGEVVATIKLMPESPEIDLAKVKAGIKNSIPENTELHSIEEEPIAFGLVALNVTVVVDDAEGGTEKIEENLSKLEDVASIEVVDVRRLM
- a CDS encoding zinc finger domain-containing protein, giving the protein MEKIECTSCKQEISPVENYVKFPCPECEKMLYRCQKCRTFGHLYKCECGFKGP
- a CDS encoding delta 1-pyrroline-5-carboxylate synthetase, producing MDWVIKLGGSLFPERAIKLCEAIKDLNNSNQIPIKILIICGGGIFANKIRDYDKNLQFSNTANHKSAILCMDIIGTLLADKVKGFETVKSIEKAESVIDQGSIPIFIPSDIMEYQDPLEHSWRVSSDSIALYLSDLLKAKLLIATDVDGIYTHDPSQDGAKLIKIIGAKKLLNFGETSVDEFLPELLIRYKSNCYVVNGKYPDRVISIIEGRSSKYTLIGGN
- the pth2 gene encoding peptidyl-tRNA hydrolase Pth2; amino-acid sequence: MKQVIVMRADLNMSRGKIAAQACHGCLGAYKKTDDRILKKWESEGEKKVVLKVKDLEELFEIYELVKATNMPIYLVYDAGHTEVPRSTITCLGIGPDEDEKIDKITKDLKLLK